The sequence CACTTACGTGACAAAACTAGATATAAGTCTGGAAAAAATGTTCGAAAAATAAATACCTTTAATCCATCAATAAGTCTCCCCGGCATGCTTCCAATGTATGTCCTCCTATGCCCTCTAATATCAGCCTCATCCTTAACACCGCCAAGAGATATGCGTATGAATTTTCTGCCCAAAGCAGTGGCAATAGATGAAGCTAAAGATGTTTTCCCAACACCTGGTGGGCCAACAAAGCACAACACAGGGCCTCTGGCATCTGGTTTGAGCTGCagcacattaaaaaaataaataaataaaataaaatgaaaaatccatATAAACACCAATTTTGAAACTCAAAAGCACTAAACACCAAAGGTAACTAGCATCATATAAGTGACCACCTTGCGAACTGCCAAATATTCTATTATCCGTTGCTTCACTTTGACCAATCCATAGTGATCACTATCAAGTTGTTCTTTTGCAGCTTTCAGGtccaattcaagttcttcactGGTCTTCTGCCATGGAAGATCAGCAAGAAGCTCCAAGTAAACACGTGAACTATTATATCCAGGCTGCTGAGGTTGCATCTTTTTAAGCCTCctgaagaataagaaaatggagaaaaaaatcaaagaaatgaACAATTCCCACTCCAGTCTAGAATTTGGAATATGAGAAAAGCACCAGTTAGAATTCTCAATCTGAAACCTCACAAAAATTAATAAGCATGAGAAAGATTTATTACGTCTACCAAGCACGcaagtacacacacacacacacacaaacaataaaaaaataaaaaataaaacaaaaggggCGGAATCCATGCATAAACTATACTCATTACCACAGAGACACATAATATGTCCTGCAATTGTAAGATGAACATACCTTAACTCCCTCTGTGCATGCTTCCAGATAGTTGAAGGCATTCCAGCACTTTGCATTTTCCTTTCCAAGGTAGCTACAtcgtcttcatcatcatcattgtcaCCAAGCTCCTCTTTGATAGCTCTCATCTGTAATGAGTTTCATGAAGTACAAAGGAAGAGAAACAATCATTAAGCAAAAAGTATGTAAGAAATGATAAGTATACATAAACAATGGTCTTTGCAAGATGCCAATACATACTACCATCGGTAGGATAAAATGACTCTAATGTAGTcctaagaaagaaaagaggttaaactatcattcaatagaaaattttattgtagatctaagaaagaaaagagatttaattattattcaaaagaaaattttgttccTTGATTTTTCACTCCCTCAGAAATCAGGATATTATATGAGAGCTAACCTGCTGTCGTAAAAGGAACTCTTTCTGCGATTTTGATAGCTGACCCTCAACCTTTTGTGTAATCTTCTCTGCTACACGTATGGACTGTCACAAGGTAATAATAACATGACTCCATAAGATCCTGAGAAAGCATCAAGATTATCAGACACTAAACCAATAATAAATCAATGATTACCTGTAAATGCCTGTCAACTAACTCAGTCGCTTTTGAAAGCCTTACTTTCAGGTCAACAGAATCCAACATAGACAGTTGCTCCTCAAAACTTATCTCAAAGCTAGCAACAAAAATATCTGCCAATTTGTGAACCGGAACCGTCTCCAGGAGAACTTTTGTTCTTCCTCCCGTTTTTTGTTTCTATGAGCAGAAATGAAAGTGGATGTTtatgtgtgagagagagagagagagagagagagagagagagagagagagtaacatAATGCAAAACACATTTTATTTGGCAGAATTTTAGAACAATAAAAAGCATACTAATAAAGAGTTTCTGGCTCCAGTTAAAACTCAGAGCCTGAATAAACACTGTCATTCCATAACAGAACTAACAGATGCTCTTCAATTAAATCTTACGATGTCAACCTACACTCTCTTAATGGGGgcattaatcaaagaaaaaagcgAAAAATACATGATGAAGCTATAGCGCTTAAAAGCTTTCAATCTCTAGAAGTTTCCAAAGTATAGAGCAGAATATAATCTCACAAGTTTTACCTGCTCAAGAACAGAAATCAGCTCCATGGCAGTGGCTTTGAACTGGCGAGACAACGTTATGAAATCTGGGTCTTGCTCCACTTGCTCCATGtctaattaaattaagaaaaataaagcaaCCACATGATGAGCACATAAAGATGCAGAttccaaatttaaaacaattagcTTAGTAAAACAATGTGAACAACCACATCTTAATAAACAACATGATATAGCATGGTACGAGATGTTTGGTGCACTAAGAATTTCTTCATCatgtatatttaaatattgaaaaatcagTCCATTTAACTCAAGAAATCCAAGGTGCCAATTCAATGcggagaaagaaacaaaacttaAGCAGAGACACCTAAGTTTTGTCAAGCCAATCAGTtcctataataaataaaaaagtagacTCGCCCATAGAGACCAAGATAAGTGCATCCTTTCCTCTTTTCATAGTtgacttctttcttttttcttttcttttattttttaatacaaacaGGTCACTTTTGGCAGACATGGGCCAACCCACGTACACAACTTCCTTGACACAGAAAAGCAAACTCATGACATCATATAATTATCCACAAACAACTTCATTATCACAAACCAGTTGCTACGGAATAGGGAACCAGGACTGAAATCTAATTTTATGATCCATGTGTTAGAGGTAACTCTTGACAGTGAGCTggaagccaatgcttttacatcTAAATTCCAAAATCTAGTACTTgtggtaaaataaaatccatatgaacaaaaaaataatgacagAGTTGGATGCAAATGTAAGCCCACCAATAGAAACTAATGATAACTTTAGCTAGACAAAAAATATATGTCCATATTTAATTGAAAACTTACCAGCCTTTGTCATTTCAAGAGGAGATATCCTTGCAGTATAATATGTTCCTCTTGTGCTAAGTTCCTGAACATTGAATCTGCACAAACCTTCAAGGACAACGATATATGTAACCCTCCCACTAGGCTTCTCCACTCCTCTTGACAAATGTAAAGCACGAGCAGCAACACCTCTGAGGACATAAAATAGCGAATATTACACACCTTTATTAGTTTACAACCACCTTGCACaaacaaccaaaataaaaccattgGTGTAAATTGCATCAAGACAAAGAAGAAATAGATGATAAGACTaaatgataatcaatttaaGTGTTCCAAGTGCTGCTAAACTGATCATAACATTGTCCTACTGAGTTACAAAGGTGCAATCCAGCTGATCAGTAAGAGTATGAAGAGGCACCAATGAGTTTGACCATCCTAATATCTATACTTCTTTAGTATTAAAATTATAAGCCAAATATTTCCCAGAAAACCTATAATGGGACCAGCCATACCTGGTATGCCAATGAATAACTTCCTGCTGATTTTTCCCATCAGCCTTCTGAGGATCCGAGTTACCAACTTGAATTCTCGAGCTTCGTTCTCCAGAATCACTACCAACACCTATTCCAAATTGTATTCTTTTAGGCATTTAATCAAAGATAGACATTCTTCTACAGCATAAAAAAACATTGTTAGTCAAAATTACCTTGAGATAACACAGTTCCGACCGTTGTCGTCTCAGCAGCATCACGAACAGGAAGAATGCCAATCAATCCCTTCTCTTCACGCTGCCATAACTCTTGCTCCACTAATTTTACACTGCATAACCAGAAAATCAATTTCGTTGACTATGTATTCAAGCATAGGGTAACAAATTTCCAATCTTTCATTACCCAGATGCAAAAATGGGTATACTGTAAGTTCAAATTTCTAACaagttttgacttttttttcttttttatatgattttgggaaacaaaataaataaataaataaactgtaaCCGAACACTAACCAAACCTAGAAAATCACCATTATTTGGCCGCAAAGAAATTAAGAAGAAAGAAGTAAGATTGTTAGATTATCAGATTGTCAAACAAGCTGTGTATTCGAAGTTTTCTTTGATTCTCCTACCAATTTCAAGAAACAAGGTGGAAAATTTCcactaaaaacataaaaaaaaagaatcgaaTGTAAGCTAATTCAATTGACAGGCTCAGGCATAAGTTGATAAAcaattatcaatttaatttcacccaaaaaaaaaaaaaaaaactaaattccgAGTATGCATAACCATGATCGCAACTTCAAGAGCTCAAAAGAGgcaaagaaagggaaaaaaaaaataaataaatccaaaagcTTTAAGCTTGGAAAAGGAGTATAATTTTCCgagaaaattaagaaagaaatgaactcaaaaaaacaaaaaaacaaaaaaaaaaaaatgaagcaacCTGCTAGGTGAAGTGCAACGAATACGAATGATAGCGCCAGGTAAAAGCACTTTGTTCCTGAACGGAAGGATACCGAGTCGACTCGGCAGCTCCACCGATTCTGCCATATTTTTGCAACTCAggacaataatttaaaaaattaccgAGAACGACAACAACAACGAAATCAAGCGGGTGACAGAAACTGAAGCAAAAATAAGTCAGAGACAGAACAAGAacaaggaaagaagaagaagaagaagaatggtgGTGAATATTATTTGTACATGTTGTGCGGGGTAGGTTCGTTTGGTTTAATGGCAGAGATGAGAAATTTCAAAACGGCAACGCCTTTGCTCCGTTTTATCTCTCTCCTCCGGAAGACTTCTGTTTTGTATTTTTCCCAAAACATTTATAGGATTAAACTAAAATgccctattttctttttctttttttgttttttcttaaccCCTTGCATTTCTTTGTAATTTCAATTACCTCCTCCTTTTACCAGCGCTTTTTTCCGTTTTCTTTaaacttattttaaatatttttattctcgCCGCTATCTTTTACTTTCactttttctaattattattttttttgtttaaatattatgTAACTCCCCTAAATACAGCCTCAATCTCCTATTCTGGAAAAAGCGTATCAca comes from Ziziphus jujuba cultivar Dongzao chromosome 6, ASM3175591v1 and encodes:
- the LOC107405405 gene encoding lon protease homolog 2, peroxisomal, which translates into the protein MAESVELPSRLGILPFRNKVLLPGAIIRIRCTSPSSVKLVEQELWQREEKGLIGILPVRDAAETTTVGTVLSQGVGSDSGERSSRIQVGNSDPQKADGKNQQEVIHWHTRGVAARALHLSRGVEKPSGRVTYIVVLEGLCRFNVQELSTRGTYYTARISPLEMTKADMEQVEQDPDFITLSRQFKATAMELISVLEQKQKTGGRTKVLLETVPVHKLADIFVASFEISFEEQLSMLDSVDLKVRLSKATELVDRHLQSIRVAEKITQKVEGQLSKSQKEFLLRQQMRAIKEELGDNDDDEDDVATLERKMQSAGMPSTIWKHAQRELRRLKKMQPQQPGYNSSRVYLELLADLPWQKTSEELELDLKAAKEQLDSDHYGLVKVKQRIIEYLAVRKLKPDARGPVLCFVGPPGVGKTSLASSIATALGRKFIRISLGGVKDEADIRGHRRTYIGSMPGRLIDGLKRIGVCNPVMLLDEIDKTGSDVRGDPASALLEVLDPEQNKTFNDHYLNVPFDLSRVVFVATANRVQPIPPPLLDRMEVIELPGYTPEEKLKIAMGHLLPRVLEQHGLNSEFLQIPEAMVKLVIQRYTREAGVRNLERNLAALARAAAVRVAEQEQAVPLSREVHRFASPLVENRLADGAEVEMEVIPMDVNNHEISNTFKIASPLIVDEAMLEKVLGPPRFDDTEAAERVATPGVSVGLVWTTFGGEVQFVEATAMVGKGELHLTGQLGDVIKESAQIALTWVRARATDLRLAAAEEINLLEGRDIHIHFPAGAVPKDGPSAGVTLVTALVSLFSQKRVRADTAMTGEMTLRGLILPVGGIKDKILAAHRCGIKRVILPERNLKDLVEVPPPVLGSLEILLAKRMEDVLEQAFEGGCPWRQHSKL